The Streptomyces sp. Mut1 genome window below encodes:
- a CDS encoding papain-like cysteine protease family protein, translating into MRNRRIRPARLSVTAVLAAVLLAAPTATATAADQPRAATAAVLDHRAAAAAPDRAAAAPTAALAATRRLNITMQAQQKTNWCWAASGNTIATWYGRNYSQNEFCNAAFGRAQGYECPNSQAALDNVQNALYWAGINPGSYVSGWLRYPTVQAEIAAGRPVETRIQWSSGGGHMHVLYGYDDANSLVYWGDPWPSSNRYNWASHAWYVNNNEFSWTHSLYRIGA; encoded by the coding sequence ATGCGCAACCGAAGAATCCGGCCGGCACGGCTGTCGGTGACAGCCGTTCTCGCCGCCGTCCTGCTCGCCGCGCCCACGGCGACCGCCACCGCCGCCGACCAGCCCCGCGCCGCCACCGCCGCGGTCCTGGACCACCGGGCTGCCGCCGCGGCCCCGGACCGGGCCGCCGCCGCCCCGACGGCCGCCCTCGCCGCCACCCGGCGGCTGAACATCACCATGCAGGCGCAGCAGAAGACCAACTGGTGCTGGGCCGCCTCCGGCAACACCATCGCCACCTGGTACGGCCGCAACTACAGCCAGAACGAGTTCTGCAACGCGGCCTTCGGCCGTGCCCAGGGCTACGAGTGCCCCAACTCGCAGGCCGCGCTCGACAACGTCCAGAACGCCCTGTACTGGGCCGGCATCAACCCCGGCTCGTACGTCAGCGGCTGGCTGCGCTACCCCACCGTGCAGGCCGAGATAGCCGCCGGACGGCCGGTGGAGACCCGCATCCAGTGGTCGTCGGGCGGCGGCCACATGCACGTGCTGTACGGGTACGACGACGCGAACAGCCTCGTCTACTGGGGCGACCCCTGGCCGTCCAGCAATCGCTACAACTGGGCCTCGCACGCCTGGTACGTGAACAACAACGAGTTCTCCTGGACCCACTCGCTCTACCGGATCGGGGCGTGA
- a CDS encoding Rieske (2Fe-2S) protein translates to MSGQPAARRTVLKGAALAGVAGLGAAACSTDSKLGHAETPTPTAPVELGAPDEIPVGESKLFREQRVIVSCPAKGQYKAFSAQCTHAGCLLDKVEKNEGHCPCHGSLFDTTTGKAVHGPATVPLPSVPVRVEGGKLIAGPNA, encoded by the coding sequence ATGTCCGGCCAGCCCGCCGCCCGCCGCACCGTGCTGAAGGGCGCCGCCCTCGCGGGCGTCGCCGGGCTCGGAGCGGCCGCCTGCTCGACCGACTCGAAGCTCGGCCACGCCGAGACGCCCACCCCCACCGCCCCCGTCGAACTCGGCGCGCCGGACGAGATCCCGGTCGGCGAGTCCAAGCTCTTCCGCGAGCAGCGCGTCATCGTCAGCTGCCCGGCCAAGGGGCAGTACAAGGCCTTCAGCGCCCAGTGCACCCACGCAGGCTGCCTGCTGGACAAGGTCGAGAAGAACGAGGGCCACTGCCCCTGCCACGGCAGCCTCTTCGACACGACGACCGGAAAGGCCGTGCACGGCCCCGCGACCGTGCCGCTGCCCTCCGTCCCGGTCCGCGTCGAGGGCGGAAAACTGATCGCGGGCCCCAACGCCTGA
- the uvrA gene encoding excinuclease ABC subunit UvrA → MTDRLIVRGAREHNLKNVSLDLPRDSLIVFTGLSGSGKSSLAFDTIFAEGQRRYVESLSSYARQFLGQMDKPDVDFIEGLSPAVSIDQKSTSRNPRSTVGTITEVYDYLRLLFARIGKPHCPECHRPISRQSPQAIVDKVLGLPEGSRFQVLSPLVRERKGEFVDLFSDLQTKGYSRARVDGATIQLSEPPTLKKQEKHTIEVVIDRLTVKDSAKRRLTDSVETALGLSGGMVVLDFVDLPEDDPERERMYSEHLYCPYDDLSFEELEPRSFSFNSPFGACPDCTGIGTRMEVDPELIVPDEEKSLDEGAIHPWSHGHTKEYFGRQINALADALGFRTDIPWAGLPQRAKKALLHGHKIQTEVRYRNRYGRERAYTTPSFEGAVQFVKRRHSEAESDSSRERFEGYMREVPCPTCEGTRLKPIVLAVTVMDRSIAQVAAMSISECAEFLGRLKLNARDKKIAERVLKEVNERLRFLVDVGLDYLSLNRAAGTLSGGEAQRIRLATQIGSGLVGVLYVLDEPSIGLHQRDNHRLIETLVRLRDMGNTLIVVEHDEDTIKVADWVVDIGPGAGEHGGKVVHSGSLKELLANDKSVTGQYLTGKRSIPVPDVRRPVDPSRLLTVHGARENNLQDIDVSFPLGVLTAVTGVSGSGKSTLVNDILYTHLARELNGAKSVPGRHTRVDGDDLVDKVVHVDQSPIGRTPRSNPATYTGVFDHVRRLFAETMEAKVRGYLPGRFSFNVKGGRCENCSGDGTIKIEMNFLPDVYVPCEVCHGARYNRETLEVHYKGKSIAEVLDMPIEEGLEFFEAVPTIARHLRTLNEVGLGYVRLGQSAPTLSGGEAQRVKLASELQKRSTGRTVYVLDEPTTGLHFEDISKLIKVLSGLVDKGNSVIVIEHNLDVIKTADWVVDMGPEGGNGGGLVIAEGTPEYVAGVPASHTGKFLQDILDSDRVSEAAVPTARKPARKTAARKTAAAKTPAKTASAKAAAKKPAAKKTARARKA, encoded by the coding sequence GTGACCGACCGTCTCATCGTCCGTGGCGCTCGCGAGCACAACCTCAAGAACGTCTCGCTCGACCTCCCCCGCGACTCCCTCATCGTCTTCACCGGGCTCTCCGGGTCGGGCAAGTCGTCGCTCGCGTTCGACACGATCTTCGCCGAGGGCCAGCGGCGTTACGTGGAGTCCCTCTCCTCGTACGCCCGGCAGTTCCTCGGCCAGATGGACAAGCCGGACGTCGATTTCATCGAGGGCCTGTCGCCCGCCGTCTCCATCGACCAGAAGTCGACCTCGCGCAATCCCCGCTCGACGGTCGGCACCATCACCGAGGTCTACGACTACCTGCGGCTGCTCTTCGCCAGGATCGGCAAGCCGCACTGCCCCGAGTGCCACCGCCCGATCTCGCGCCAGTCGCCGCAGGCCATCGTGGACAAGGTCCTCGGCCTGCCCGAGGGCAGCCGCTTCCAGGTGCTCTCGCCGCTGGTGCGCGAGCGCAAGGGCGAGTTCGTCGACCTCTTCTCCGATCTCCAGACCAAGGGGTACAGCAGGGCGAGGGTCGACGGCGCGACCATCCAGCTCTCCGAGCCGCCCACGCTCAAGAAGCAGGAGAAGCACACCATCGAGGTGGTCATCGACCGCCTCACCGTGAAGGACAGCGCCAAGCGCCGGCTGACGGACTCCGTCGAGACCGCGCTGGGCCTCTCCGGCGGCATGGTCGTGCTGGACTTCGTCGACCTCCCCGAGGACGACCCCGAGCGCGAGCGGATGTACTCCGAGCATCTGTACTGCCCGTACGACGACCTCTCCTTCGAGGAGCTGGAGCCGCGCTCCTTCTCCTTCAACTCGCCCTTCGGCGCCTGCCCCGACTGCACCGGTATCGGTACGCGGATGGAGGTCGACCCGGAGCTGATCGTCCCCGACGAGGAGAAGTCCCTCGACGAGGGCGCGATCCACCCCTGGTCGCACGGCCACACCAAGGAGTACTTCGGCCGCCAGATCAACGCGCTGGCCGACGCCCTCGGCTTCCGTACGGACATCCCCTGGGCGGGGCTGCCGCAGCGCGCCAAGAAGGCCCTGCTGCACGGCCACAAGATCCAGACCGAGGTCCGCTACCGCAACCGCTACGGGCGCGAGCGCGCCTACACCACGCCGTCCTTCGAAGGCGCCGTCCAGTTCGTCAAGCGGCGGCACTCCGAGGCCGAGAGCGACTCCAGCAGGGAGCGCTTCGAGGGCTACATGCGCGAGGTCCCCTGCCCGACCTGTGAGGGCACCCGGCTCAAGCCGATCGTCCTCGCGGTCACCGTGATGGACAGGTCCATCGCCCAGGTCGCCGCGATGTCGATCAGCGAGTGCGCCGAATTCCTCGGCCGCCTCAAGCTGAACGCCCGCGACAAGAAGATCGCCGAGCGGGTGCTCAAGGAGGTCAACGAGCGGCTGAGGTTCCTGGTCGACGTGGGCCTGGACTACCTCTCGCTGAACCGCGCCGCGGGCACCCTGTCCGGCGGCGAGGCCCAGCGCATCCGGCTCGCCACCCAGATCGGCTCCGGCCTCGTCGGCGTGCTGTATGTGCTGGACGAGCCCTCCATCGGGCTGCACCAGCGCGACAACCACCGGCTGATCGAGACCCTGGTGCGCCTGCGCGACATGGGCAACACGCTCATCGTCGTGGAGCACGACGAGGACACCATCAAGGTCGCCGACTGGGTGGTCGACATCGGCCCCGGCGCCGGCGAGCACGGCGGCAAGGTGGTCCACTCCGGATCGCTGAAGGAGCTGCTGGCCAACGACAAGTCGGTCACCGGGCAGTACCTGACCGGCAAGAGGTCGATCCCGGTGCCCGACGTCCGGCGTCCCGTGGACCCCTCCCGGCTGCTCACGGTGCACGGCGCCCGGGAGAACAACCTCCAGGACATCGACGTCTCCTTCCCGCTCGGCGTGCTCACCGCCGTCACCGGCGTCTCCGGCTCGGGCAAGTCGACGCTGGTCAACGACATCCTCTACACCCACCTGGCCCGCGAGCTGAACGGCGCCAAGTCGGTGCCCGGCCGGCACACCCGGGTCGACGGGGACGACCTCGTCGACAAGGTGGTGCACGTCGACCAGTCGCCCATCGGCCGTACGCCCCGGTCCAACCCGGCCACGTACACCGGCGTCTTCGACCACGTCCGCAGGCTGTTCGCCGAGACGATGGAGGCCAAGGTCCGCGGCTATCTGCCGGGCCGGTTCTCCTTCAACGTCAAGGGCGGCCGCTGCGAGAACTGCTCAGGCGACGGCACCATCAAGATCGAGATGAACTTCCTGCCCGATGTGTACGTCCCGTGCGAGGTCTGCCACGGAGCGCGCTACAACCGGGAGACCCTGGAGGTCCACTACAAGGGCAAGTCCATCGCCGAGGTGCTGGACATGCCGATCGAGGAGGGCCTGGAGTTCTTCGAGGCCGTCCCGACCATCGCCCGCCACCTGCGCACGCTCAACGAGGTCGGCCTCGGATACGTGCGGCTCGGCCAGTCCGCGCCGACGCTCTCCGGCGGTGAGGCCCAGCGGGTCAAGCTCGCCAGCGAGCTCCAGAAGCGCTCCACCGGCCGTACGGTCTACGTCCTGGACGAGCCGACCACCGGTCTGCACTTCGAGGACATCTCCAAGCTGATCAAGGTGCTCTCCGGTCTGGTCGACAAGGGCAACTCGGTGATCGTCATCGAGCACAACCTCGATGTCATCAAGACCGCCGACTGGGTCGTGGACATGGGCCCCGAGGGGGGCAACGGCGGCGGCCTGGTCATCGCCGAGGGCACCCCGGAGTACGTGGCGGGCGTCCCCGCCAGCCACACCGGCAAGTTCCTCCAGGACATCCTGGACTCGGACCGGGTCAGCGAGGCGGCCGTCCCGACGGCCCGCAAGCCCGCCCGGAAGACGGCGGCCCGGAAGACGGCCGCCGCGAAGACACCGGCGAAGACCGCGTCGGCCAAGGCGGCGGCGAAGAAGCCCGCGGCCAAGAAGACGGCCCGCGCCCGCAAGGCCTGA
- a CDS encoding maleylpyruvate isomerase family mycothiol-dependent enzyme produces the protein MTDHAHDLAALREATDRLLSATEKLDDAALAEASRLPGWSRGHVVAHLSLNADALVNVLQGRPMYADSETRDRDIERDAPRPQAEQLADLTASAARFVAAAAEPADWSRTVTLRNGVTDSASQIPFRRRAEVELHHVDLNAGYELEDLPDEFTAREIDFLAERFTGHPDVVSTGLADDTGRAWTTGGGAEGGAVSVRGNASELLGWLSGRRDGSALTVEGGALPALPPL, from the coding sequence ATGACTGACCATGCGCACGACCTGGCAGCACTCCGTGAAGCGACCGATCGACTGCTCAGCGCCACCGAGAAACTGGACGACGCGGCCCTGGCCGAAGCGTCACGACTGCCGGGCTGGAGCCGCGGTCATGTCGTCGCGCACCTCTCTCTTAACGCCGACGCGCTCGTAAATGTTCTCCAGGGCCGGCCGATGTACGCAGACAGCGAAACCCGCGACCGCGACATCGAGCGGGACGCCCCCCGTCCACAGGCGGAGCAGCTGGCCGACCTGACGGCGAGCGCGGCCCGCTTCGTGGCGGCGGCGGCCGAGCCCGCGGACTGGTCGCGCACGGTGACCCTGCGCAACGGTGTGACGGACTCGGCCTCCCAGATCCCCTTCCGGCGCCGCGCCGAGGTCGAGCTGCACCACGTCGACCTGAACGCCGGCTACGAGCTGGAGGACCTGCCTGACGAGTTCACCGCGCGGGAGATCGACTTCCTGGCCGAGCGGTTCACCGGGCACCCGGATGTCGTGTCGACGGGGCTGGCCGACGACACCGGGCGCGCGTGGACGACCGGCGGCGGCGCGGAGGGCGGCGCGGTCTCCGTACGCGGCAACGCCTCCGAGCTGCTGGGCTGGCTCAGCGGGCGGCGCGACGGATCGGCGCTGACGGTGGAAGGCGGAGCCCTTCCGGCGCTGCCCCCGCTCTAG